The Epilithonimonas zeae genome contains a region encoding:
- a CDS encoding exo-beta-N-acetylmuramidase NamZ family protein: MSLSFKNKTLVFILLIYFSSIPFIKSQNQSKDCFATAADRPELYLPLLKNKNVIVAANQTSLLKNRKHLVDFLVENNIKIKSIFAPEHGFRGVADAGEHVKNGTDSKTGLPIVSLYGDNKKPKAEYLKGADVILFDIQDVGVRFYTYISTLSYIMEAAAENNVEVIILDRPNPHDGYTDGPMMKNQWKSFIGLHNVPVVYGLTIGEYGKMVNGEKWLKNGVTAKYTLIPMLNYHKQQRYGVSDKPSPNLPNDKSINLYPSLCFFEGTQVSVGRGTDLPFQIYGSPWTKDFSYQFTPKPTEGAKDPFLNGKLCYGENLSQYSQDLRELNLEWLLKSYKNYKNPQQDYFLKNLFFDKLAGNDELRKQIIAGKSEKEIKNSWKKDLENFEKTRQKYVFYPN, encoded by the coding sequence ATGAGTTTAAGCTTCAAAAATAAAACTTTAGTTTTTATCCTGCTAATTTATTTTAGTTCAATACCATTTATTAAATCTCAAAATCAATCCAAAGATTGTTTTGCAACCGCTGCTGACAGACCGGAACTGTATCTTCCTTTATTAAAAAATAAAAACGTCATTGTCGCAGCTAACCAAACCAGTCTTCTGAAAAACAGAAAACATTTGGTTGATTTCTTGGTCGAAAATAATATAAAAATCAAATCTATTTTTGCGCCTGAGCACGGTTTTCGAGGCGTTGCTGATGCCGGCGAACACGTTAAAAATGGAACTGATAGTAAAACCGGCTTACCGATTGTTTCATTGTATGGTGACAACAAAAAACCAAAAGCCGAATATCTGAAAGGTGCTGACGTTATTTTGTTTGACATCCAAGATGTTGGGGTAAGATTTTACACTTATATTTCGACACTATCTTATATTATGGAAGCTGCCGCTGAAAATAATGTTGAAGTGATTATCCTTGACAGGCCAAATCCACACGACGGTTACACAGATGGACCAATGATGAAAAATCAATGGAAAAGTTTTATTGGACTTCATAATGTTCCTGTTGTTTACGGACTCACAATAGGCGAATACGGGAAAATGGTGAACGGAGAAAAATGGTTGAAAAACGGAGTGACTGCAAAATACACGTTGATTCCAATGCTGAATTATCATAAACAGCAACGTTATGGTGTTTCTGACAAACCGTCTCCAAATCTTCCAAATGATAAATCTATCAATCTCTATCCAAGTCTCTGTTTTTTTGAAGGAACGCAGGTTTCTGTAGGAAGAGGAACTGATTTACCATTTCAAATCTATGGTTCCCCATGGACAAAAGATTTCTCATATCAATTCACACCAAAACCAACAGAAGGTGCAAAAGATCCTTTCCTGAATGGAAAACTTTGTTACGGCGAAAACCTGAGTCAATACTCTCAAGATTTAAGAGAATTAAATTTAGAATGGCTTTTGAAGTCTTACAAGAATTATAAAAATCCACAACAAGATTATTTCCTGAAAAATCTATTTTTTGATAAGTTAGCTGGAAATGATGAACTTAGAAAACAAATCATTGCTGGCAAATCTGAAAAAGAAATAAAAAATAGTTGGAAAAAAGATTTAGAAAATTTTGAGAAAACAAGGCAGAAATATGTTTTCTATCCAAATTAA
- a CDS encoding outer membrane beta-barrel protein — protein sequence MKKLLVIGAIALFGAMNAQKNTILVGGDISLLTSKDKFGSTTTNESNTFNFNPRVGYQFTDNWTAGVKLGVGTGKVTEQISGTSYEGTEKINNFTYGVFGRYTQPLSETFAVFGELDVYASNGKVTYSTNAPGNFSSTNKTTGFGVMFTPNLFINFKNSFGLNFNIGGLGYETSKVKDSDFKTNAFGFSFGKGVTVGISKNFGTK from the coding sequence ATGAAAAAATTATTAGTTATTGGTGCGATTGCACTTTTCGGAGCTATGAATGCACAAAAGAATACTATCCTTGTTGGTGGTGATATTTCTTTACTAACTTCAAAAGACAAATTCGGCTCTACAACAACAAATGAAAGTAATACATTTAACTTCAATCCAAGAGTTGGTTACCAATTTACAGATAATTGGACTGCTGGTGTAAAATTAGGTGTTGGCACAGGGAAAGTTACAGAGCAAATTTCTGGAACTTCTTATGAGGGAACGGAAAAAATAAATAATTTTACTTACGGCGTATTTGGTAGATACACTCAGCCATTGAGTGAAACTTTTGCAGTATTTGGTGAATTAGATGTTTATGCAAGTAATGGTAAAGTAACTTACTCTACTAATGCACCTGGAAATTTTTCTTCCACAAACAAAACTACAGGTTTTGGTGTAATGTTTACTCCAAATTTGTTTATTAACTTTAAGAATTCTTTTGGATTGAACTTCAACATTGGTGGTTTAGGTTATGAAACTAGCAAAGTAAAAGATTCTGACTTCAAAACTAATGCATTTGGTTTTAGTTTCGGAAAAGGAGTTACTGTAGGTATTTCTAAAAACTTCGGTACAAAATAA
- a CDS encoding LURP-one-related/scramblase family protein, translating into MILKNLNYPLDFKFKITTLASDFNITDKNGNYVAYVRQKMFKLKEDVIVFNDESKTQELFNIKANQWIDFNASYMITDLVNGKKFGRLARKGVRSIWKSRYDIIDENDQPKYQINEDNGWVKVFDSFIGEIPIIGLFTGYFLNPSYTVKDNAGKEYFRLKKMPSLVGRRFQLERLIDIDDEDESLVVLSFLMMVLLERARG; encoded by the coding sequence ATGATACTAAAAAACCTCAATTATCCGCTTGATTTCAAATTCAAGATCACCACATTGGCCAGCGATTTCAACATTACGGACAAAAATGGGAATTATGTGGCTTATGTTCGACAGAAAATGTTTAAACTGAAGGAAGACGTGATTGTTTTCAATGATGAAAGCAAAACTCAAGAATTATTTAATATCAAAGCTAATCAATGGATAGACTTCAACGCATCTTATATGATTACGGATTTGGTTAATGGCAAAAAATTCGGAAGATTAGCAAGAAAAGGTGTTCGTTCTATCTGGAAATCACGTTATGATATCATTGATGAAAATGACCAGCCAAAATATCAAATCAATGAAGATAATGGTTGGGTAAAAGTTTTCGATAGTTTCATTGGTGAAATTCCAATTATAGGTTTGTTCACAGGTTATTTTCTGAATCCTTCTTACACCGTAAAAGATAATGCGGGTAAAGAATATTTCAGACTGAAAAAAATGCCTTCTTTGGTTGGAAGGAGATTTCAATTGGAAAGATTAATTGATATTGATGACGAAGACGAATCTCTTGTTGTTTTGAGTTTTCTGATGATGGTTCTTTTGGAAAGAGCGAGAGGATAA
- a CDS encoding porin family protein — MKKLFLVGALALFGAINAQTTFGAKAGYALSQMNSDDEDDMEFEGIGVDKKSKSGFYVGGFVEHKLTDKFALQGELQYAELGGRYQGKLQESGYHATLNMDFKINQILVPISAKYYPTANFSLSAGPYLGFVVSNKFEAKFKDSNLPKEVIAEANAELSEYNEMFSDSFDESLQKVTFGLHVGAEYTIYKGLLIDARYNFGLSNLEKDTNTSTKMSFFQVGLGYKF; from the coding sequence ATGAAAAAACTATTTTTAGTTGGTGCTTTGGCACTTTTCGGAGCTATAAATGCTCAAACAACATTTGGAGCTAAAGCTGGATATGCTTTATCACAAATGAATTCTGATGATGAGGATGATATGGAGTTTGAAGGGATTGGGGTTGATAAGAAATCAAAATCCGGATTTTATGTTGGAGGATTTGTAGAACATAAATTGACCGACAAATTTGCACTTCAGGGTGAGCTTCAATATGCAGAATTGGGTGGAAGATATCAAGGGAAATTACAAGAATCTGGTTACCACGCAACATTAAATATGGATTTTAAAATCAATCAGATTTTGGTTCCAATTTCTGCAAAATATTATCCAACTGCTAATTTTTCATTATCAGCAGGACCTTACTTAGGTTTTGTAGTTTCAAATAAATTCGAAGCAAAATTCAAAGATTCCAATCTTCCAAAAGAAGTAATTGCTGAAGCAAATGCTGAATTAAGTGAATATAATGAAATGTTCAGTGATTCTTTTGATGAGAGTTTACAAAAAGTTACATTTGGATTACACGTTGGTGCAGAATATACTATCTACAAAGGTTTGTTAATTGATGCTAGATATAATTTTGGACTTTCCAATTTAGAAAAGGATACTAATACTTCAACAAAAATGAGTTTCTTTCAAGTTGGATTAGGATACAAATTTTAA
- a CDS encoding ABC transporter permease has product MNFPLYFSKKIAFSKDNKNNLSKVIVYIGRLSVALGIIVSLITISTGLGSKKAIEDRISNFSGDISVKSTRSNSSYNSSVLDANGLDTNAVKAIPGVAGLQSYASVSGILRTENNFAGIILKGVGKDFDKERFQPFMISGSIPDYKEDGYNNEVILSEKIASDLSLKANDSIVAIFSKEDQKPIYRKFLIKGIYKTDIKLVDDLYMIGDINHVRKVMNMNDKEVGGLDIFLDDTSEIDTTFPQIERYIGYKNYAEKVTEKYPQILDWVNIFNQNISLIIAIMLIVVVINIIMVLLILIIERTNSIGLLKTFGASNAQIRSIFINYTLIIMIPGLLAGNVIGIGLLLIQKYTGIIKLDPENYFISTVPVDLNPLYIISISVGIFIVSGIAMILPSYLISRISPLKAIKYS; this is encoded by the coding sequence TTGAATTTTCCGTTATATTTCTCGAAAAAGATAGCGTTTTCCAAAGATAACAAAAATAATCTCTCCAAGGTGATTGTCTATATCGGTAGGCTTTCTGTTGCTTTGGGCATCATAGTTTCGCTGATTACAATCTCTACAGGTCTTGGCTCCAAAAAGGCTATTGAAGATAGGATTTCCAATTTCAGCGGGGATATTTCTGTAAAATCGACGCGTTCCAATTCTTCTTACAATTCATCTGTTTTGGATGCAAACGGACTGGATACCAATGCTGTGAAAGCAATTCCTGGCGTTGCTGGTTTACAATCTTATGCATCGGTAAGTGGAATCCTAAGAACTGAAAATAATTTTGCGGGTATCATTCTGAAAGGTGTTGGAAAAGATTTCGATAAGGAGAGATTTCAACCGTTTATGATTTCGGGATCGATTCCGGATTATAAAGAAGACGGTTATAATAACGAGGTTATTTTATCAGAAAAAATCGCCAGCGACCTTTCACTCAAAGCGAACGACAGTATTGTTGCCATCTTTTCAAAAGAAGACCAAAAACCGATTTATAGAAAATTTCTGATTAAAGGGATTTACAAAACCGATATCAAATTGGTGGATGATCTTTATATGATTGGTGATATCAATCACGTTCGCAAAGTGATGAATATGAATGATAAAGAAGTAGGCGGACTTGATATTTTCCTGGATGACACGAGCGAAATAGATACTACTTTTCCTCAAATTGAAAGATACATCGGTTATAAAAATTATGCAGAAAAAGTAACAGAAAAATATCCTCAGATTTTGGATTGGGTTAATATTTTCAATCAGAATATATCTTTGATTATTGCCATTATGCTGATTGTTGTAGTCATTAATATCATTATGGTTTTACTGATTTTGATTATCGAAAGAACCAATTCCATAGGGCTTTTGAAAACATTCGGAGCTTCTAATGCGCAGATCAGATCAATTTTTATTAATTATACATTAATTATAATGATTCCAGGATTGTTGGCAGGAAATGTGATAGGAATCGGATTATTATTGATCCAAAAATATACAGGAATTATCAAGCTTGATCCGGAAAATTACTTCATCAGTACAGTTCCGGTAGATCTTAACCCGTTATACATCATTTCGATTTCGGTAGGGATTTTCATCGTATCGGGCATCGCAATGATTTTACCAAGTTACTTGATCAGTAGAATCTCACCACTAAAGGCTATTAAATACAGTTAA
- a CDS encoding 6-pyruvoyl trahydropterin synthase family protein → MIRITKIFTFETAHVLYNYDGKCKNMHGHSYKLFVTVKGNPINNLDDPKNGMVVDFGDIKKIVKEEIVDIWDHAVLVNGASPHKSLGENLQNEGHKVIFCDYQPTCENMLYDIASKIKSKLPSEIQLAYLKLHETENSYGEWLAEEN, encoded by the coding sequence ATGATACGGATTACAAAAATTTTCACTTTCGAAACAGCACACGTTCTTTATAATTATGATGGTAAATGCAAAAATATGCACGGTCATTCCTATAAATTATTTGTAACAGTGAAGGGTAATCCAATCAATAATCTGGATGATCCAAAAAACGGGATGGTTGTAGATTTTGGCGATATTAAAAAAATTGTAAAAGAAGAAATTGTAGATATTTGGGATCATGCTGTTCTGGTGAATGGCGCTTCTCCGCACAAATCTTTGGGTGAAAATCTACAGAATGAAGGTCACAAAGTTATTTTTTGTGATTATCAGCCGACTTGCGAAAATATGCTTTATGATATTGCTTCGAAAATCAAATCTAAACTTCCTTCCGAAATCCAATTAGCTTATCTTAAACTTCACGAAACCGAAAATTCTTATGGTGAGTGGCTTGCTGAAGAGAACTGA